A window of Desulfuromonas soudanensis genomic DNA:
CAACAGGCAAAACAAGCCTAGTCTTTGATTTTATAAATTTAATATAACCGATACCATGAGTAACGTTTTCAGGCATATTTGTTTTAAATGTACTTTCACCAACAAAAACAATCAGTGAATGTATTTGGTTCTCACTTAAGCCCAGGAGTGATTGCAAGGTTTTCACATGCTTGTAATTTTGACGCAATGGATTTTGAAATTTACTCTTATATTTAAAAATTTGTTGTGTCCATGTACTCTGATTGGGACCACCAAAAATCCATCCCTTCATATTTTTGGTTTCAACAACAAAAATGCCGTATTTTGAAACAATGACATGATCAATTTGAGTAGTTCCGTCCTCCGTTGGCATCGTGACGTTCTTTATAAGATGATACTCATTTTTATCAAGCATCAACTTTGCTGCAACATTTACAATAAACTCACCCATCACACCCTTGAACCAGGGTGATTTCATTAAAACAGCAATAATAATAATTAGTATAAAGAATATCATCCTTGAGCCTTTCTATTTTAACATCGGCCTGAGGACGGATTTCTAAGCGATCAAGCAACAACGTCCGCCGGGACATTCCCTAGAGACGGGCGATGATGTCGCCGGCGGTCACTACCTCGGCAAAGAGTGAGCCGAGGGCCGCAAGGTAGGCGGTCTGGACCTGTTCGGCGGCGACCCTTTGTTCGGCGAAGGCGAGGTCGCGGGTGGCACAGGCGTCGTGGGCGAGGGTGCACGAGAGGCCGAGGTCGAAGGCGGCTCGCACCGTCGTGTCGACGCACATGTGGGTCATCATCCCCGCGATGACCAGGGCCGTTATCCCGTTTTCCTCCAAGTAGGGAAGGAGGGGGGTGTCGCGGAAACTGTTGGGGAAGTGCTTGGTAAAGATCGGCTCACCCTCTGTCGGGGCGACGCAGGGATGGATTTCGGCTCCGGGGGTCTCCGGGAGAAAGAAGGTTGCGCCGGGCCTCGTATTGAGATGCTGAATGTGGATGATCGGCAGATCCCTGGCGCGGAAGGCGCCGAGGAGCTCCTCGGCCTTCCCTCCAGCCGCGAGGCTGTCGCTGAGCTCCATCGCCCCGCCGGGAAAGTAGTCGTTCTGGATGTCGATGATCAACAGTGCCTGGGCCACGGGAACCTCCGGAATAGAAAATTTGGGTTGAGCGGGGTCTAAAAAGGGAAGCTCCTTGCCTTGGGAAAGGTTCTCTCTTGAGGGCTCATCTGTTGGTGAGGACGTATTAAACAATTAAACAACGTGGGCACGTCCCTGGGCACCTTTACCTAATCATCAACCTTCCGTTCAAAACAGGTACCGAACGCCCAAAAGGTAGACCTGGCCAACAAAATTATCCTCAACGACTTCAGCAGAAGAGGATCTGGAGAATTCCATTCCAATAGAGGTCCGTTCATAACTGACCGTTCCCAGCAGATGCTCTCCGAGACGAACCGAGGTGCCGAGCTGTAATTTCAGAAGTGCTCCAGAGTCAATATCATCGAGAATCCGCCCGACAACGGGGGCCTGAACATTGTCAAATTCGATCCGGCCGACACCAATCCCGAGCCCCAACCAGGGTGTTACGGTATGGAGGATTTCATATTCAAAACAGGCATTGAGGACAAGATTTTTCATTGTCACTTCGCCGCTACCATCAACCGAAGACGAATTCAGGAGCACCTGACCGACATCATTTTTGTACTGTATCGCTTCGAGATCGAGCCGGAACCATCCGAAGTCGTAACCACCGTTGACGGCTAGTGCCATTCCGTCGTCATGCTGGATAGTTGTCTGGGTAGAGACAGAGAGGTCGTCTATCCGACTTACCCCGCCTGCGACGCCGGCGTACCATCCTTTAGCCATGGCCGCGCAGGGCGCTAACGACAACAGTGCAAGGGTCAGCACAAGGGTAAATCTGATTTTTTTCATAGGTCTCTCCAGAATATTTAGGGAAAGGCAACAGGGTCAGGCAACAGGCTTCCAAATTGCCAAGTTTAAGGGCCAGTAAAAGGAACGCTCAGGGGGCAAGCTTGACTAATGGGGAATTGCCTCCCCCACCATGTTCCGAGTACTTTTCATCTATCCGGAAATAGGCCCAACAATCAGCAGAATCCGCACCTTCATCTCCCCACTGAACTCCTCCAAATCGTCAGCCCCGATCATCTTGTGCCGAACCATCAGGCACAGGTACATTTCCATTTTCGACCGGGAATGACCGTCGAGGCAGTCGACCAGAATCCGGGCCACGCCTTTGATTTTCTTTTCCGCTTCCCAGAACTGCTCGGTCGGCGTTTTCTTCCCCTCGGCGAACAGGGCGGCGATCAGCTGGTTCTGCCTGGCGAGATAGCGTTCCCGCCACTCCGGGACGCGCTTGCGGAAGGTCTTCCAGTCGGATTCCAGGGGCTTGTTTATCATCGTTCCCTCAGCTTCTATGCTCCTTTTTCAACTGCCTTGGAAAACTAGGAATGCTTCTCGTAATTTTCCGGTTTCTCATGAACCGCACTTGAACTCGGTACCGATTTGACATAAAGAGTCTCCGGTGCAATATCCAGATCGTTCGGCCAGCAGACCGTGTCGCAGGCTACATAGGCCCGCTCGAACAGGGCCTGATCCTTCAGTTGGCGAAAAACTCCCTTGTCCAGATAGGGTCGAACATCAAACAGACGTACCTCTCCCGTACTGAACTCGATTTCCAGATGATAATTTTCCCGAGGTATGACACGGACAACTGTGATTGTCGGCATAACCGAAACTCCCTCCTGGTGCACAAATCCTCCAGCAATTCTTGAATGAAAAAGGGACGGCTGATTTCTCAACCTGTATCAAGGGTCATCCCTGCCGTGTAGTCGGCAATCCTCTCCATCCACTCCAGAATGTCCTGGATTCTGAATCGCCAGTCTCTAGACGGCATGCACCGATTCCCGAAGAATTTTCTCACGCAGTTGTGGTTTGAGCGCATCCGGAGTGACCAGGTCGACCGACTGGCCGAGGGTTTTTTCGAGGTAGTTTTTCAACCGAACGAATTCGAACAGGCCACCAACCCGCTCGAATTCGACCAGGATGTCGATATCGCTGTCTGGCCGTTCTTCGCCCCGGACGACCGAACCGAACAGGGAAAGGGAACGGACACCGAAGGCGTCAAGTTCTTCTTTGTGTTCGCTGAGTCTTTGAATGATTTGTGCTCGGTTCATAGGACACTCCGATGAGTGGGAACTGGCTTTCTTTATATCATCTCATTTTCCGGCCCCAAAGCACAAAAGCGAAAGGCCTCCCGGGGGAGGCCTTTCGTGATTTTCAACCTACGCGCACTCACTATACCCGCAGGCGTGGCGAGGACACTGATGCTAATCCCAAATAGCACCATCTCCCTGGGCATGCCCCCTTTAACTTTCAAGCCAGGCATCGGTAACGGCAAGAAATTTTTTTATAAAATCATCACGGCCACATAAACGTGGTTCCGTAAGCAACTCATATGCACGATTGAGGGCCTCTCCGATCTCTTCACGATGCAGTTCGGCACAAAAGACAGAGAAGAAGTCTGAAAGATCGACCACCGCTAAGTCAAACGACAACCTATTGACAAATTTAATTAACTTGGTTGCCGGATGTAAATCTGAATCACTACGGACATTTGCAGCAAAAATTACGTATTTATGTAGTTTGCCATCAGATACTTTTGATCCAAAATCAGTAAGTCTGTTTTTCCAGTCATTGCGGACAGTGACCTCATATGCAGCTATTAATTCATAATCCCTAAATTCTTCAATGTCACCTTTGGTCCCATCAAATTTATCTGATGCATGCGGATGGTGGGTTACAACTCGATGCCCAAAACGTCTCCTATGTATCTCGATGAAAGCCGCAACCAGAAACTGTTGTATGTGCCCCTCAGATGGAATGGCTATTAACTTCTCACAAAGACTAAGGCTTCGCGCATAGGATAAGTAACTTGCCGGGAGAGGTGGCAGAGCTTGTTGAATAACTCTTGAAGATTGCAATCGCCAAGCAATGTGGTCGACTAATTCTTTCCGTTGGCTTGGAGTGGTAGCCTTTAATCTTATTAGAAAATCTGAAAACCTTGAGTCTTTGGTAAGGTCAAATTGCCGCACAGCACCTTTCCAACCAAGATTTTCGCCGAATGCAGTTATGTTCTTATGGAATGTTATATTCCGGAAAGTCAACTCGCTTGCCAGTAACTTGTCGCCGTATCTGCCGCGCACACCCGTGGGTACTGATTTGAAATCCCATGTTTTGTCTACTATTGAATATACTGCAAGAAAGGCGCAAGCGAGCCTTAAACTTCCACCTTGTTGGTCTACATTATTGTCAAAAATATTTCTTATTGATATTGGTGCAGGCGAACCTAATGATTCACCATGAGAAATTCTGTCAATAAGACTAATTAATAAATGAACTGATTTTTCTATATTTTCATTTCTCATAGAATCATCTCATCCTGTATAGCGTTAACACCTTTTATTTTTTCGATAAATTCACCAGTATTTGAGTGCCCATTCAATTGCGCGATTAAAGCCTTCCCTACGGCGAAAGCAAGCTCAGGTGGGACCGCATCACCGACTTGTTTATATTGTGCCGACCGCTTACCTGAAAAATTTAAGTCTTGCGGGAAAGTTTGAATTAATGCGCACTCTTCTACACTGAGTCGTCTAGCCCCAGGAACAGCACCTTCCCATGGTGCGCCGCCTGCTCGAAGGTGTGCGTGATATGCTGGCGCAATATTCGCAGTGTCGAGCCAATGAGTTTTATATCCACCTGACGAAGCTAAAATTGTGTGGCATGGCCCGTCAGGGTCGATTGGGCGACCGCCGCCATTATATATATGACCTGCATAAGGGCTAAGGCGCAGATCAGGGTATTTTGCATATTTAACTGGGCAATTAGGTTGGTCACCAATCGGGTTGTCACCCAGTATGTCTAAAGCTTTTATGTGTAAATGTTTCGTTTCTGGCCCATGGGAAGGCATCGGGAATTTTAATTGACGATTACGAGCTCCCAGCACGATGAGACGTTTTCTTTTTTGCGGTACGCCGTAATCAGCTGAATTTAACACTGCCCAATTGAGCTGATAGCCACAATCCGCCAGCCTTACTAAGACGTCATCAAAATATGGGCGAGCTTTTTTGAATATCAGACCTGGGACATTTTCCATAAGAAAAGCTTCTGGTTGAACCTCTTCTAGGCACCGGATAAACTCAGGTATCATGTCACGCTTATCGGCCTTCCCCTTCTGCAAACCTCCAATTGAAAATGGCTGGCATGGCGGTCCGCCAACAACAATATCGACCTTACCACGAAATGGAGAAAAAGATATTCGTCTAACATCTTCATTGAAGTGAATAGCGTCAGAGTCATGAGAAGTATAGGTCGTCATTGCATCGCGATTAATTTCTACGTTTGCGAGTACCTTTAAGCCAGCACGTCGAAGGCCAAGAGAGAGGCCTCCTGGTCCGGAAAATAAGTCTATTATATGCATTTTAGTACCCCAAAACCGATTGTTGCTTTCAAAAGTTTGTGCTGATCGCGAGTTTTGACAGATCTCTTAGTTCAATGTAAATACGAAGAAAGGGGCAGACAACTTTCCGCCGCCTGACCCTTTCTGATTTATTGATCAGCCTACCATTTTAACGCCGCTGTTGTCATCCATTGCGTTAAGGGCTTCAGCAATGCCTAGGCGCACTCACTATACCCACACGCATGACAGACGCAGCACCCGCCTTCATGCTCCACCGGCCCGCCGCATTCGGGGCAGGCGCCGCCGGTCTGGCTGTGGTCGGGGATCATGTCTTCGTGGATCATGTGCATCTGGATCGCCTTGGCGACGGCGTCGGCGCAGGAGGTGACGCGGTTGTCGCCGAAGCCGGCGGGTTTGTGGCAGGTGATGCCGATGAGCTGCTTGACGGCCTGCCTGGCCTGGACGCCGCTGCGCCAGGCGAGGGAGACGAGGCGGCCGATCGCTTCGCACTGGCTGGCGGCGCAACCGCCGGCCTTGCCCATGGTGGTGAAGAGTTCGAAGAGGCCTTCGTTGTCTTCGTTGATGGTGACGTAGAGGGGGCCGCAGCCGGTCTCCATCTGGTAGGTCGAACCACGGAGGGCCCGGGGGCGGTCCCGTTTGCGCCCTCCCTTGTGGGATTCCATGGGGACGGAGGCCTCGGGGGACTTCTCTTCCTTCTTGCCGACGGAGAGGACCTGCATGTCGCGGCTTCCGTCGCGGTAGATCGTCACCCCCTTGCACCCCTGGCTGTAGGCGAGGCGGTAGACGTTGGCGACGTCGTCGCGGGTGGCGCTGTGGCCGAAGTTGACGGTCTTGGAGACGGCATTGTCGGTGTGGCGCTGGAAGGCGGCCTGCATCCGGATATGTTCTTCGGGGGAGATGTCGTGGGCGGTGACGAAGATGTTGCGGATGTCTTCGGGGATCTGCTCGATCCCTTCGAGGGTTCCGTGCTCGGCGATGATCTTCATCAGTTCGGGGGAATAGAAGCCGCGCTCCTTGGCGACCTTCTCGAAGAGGGGGTTGACCTCGACGAGGACGTCGTTGTCGAGAACCTGGCGCACGTAGGAGACGGCGAAGAGGGGCTCGATCCCGCTGGAGGAGTTGGCGATGATGGAGATGGTGCCGGTGGGGGCAATGGTGGTGCTGGTGGCGTTGCGCACCGGCTTCCCCCCCTTGACGTCGAAGGTGCTCCCCTTGAAGTTGGGGAAGGGGGCGCGCTCGACGGCGAGTTCGCGGGAGAAGGCCCGGGCCTCTTCGGTGATGAACTTCATGACCTTTTCGCCGAGATCGACGGCCTGCTCGCTGCGGTAGGAGAGGCCGAGGAGGATGAGCAGGTCGGCCCATCCCATGACGCCGAGCCCGATCTTGCGGTTGGCGCGGGTCATCTCGTCGATCTGCGGCAGAGGGTAGTTGTTGACCTCGATGACGTTGTCGAGGAAGCGGGCGGCCAGACGTACGGTGCTGCGCAGCTTGTCCCAGTCGACCTTGCCGGCGCCGGTGATCATTTTGGCCAGGTTGATCGAGCCGAGGTTGCACGACTCGTAGGGGAGAAGGGGCTGCTCGCCGCAGGGGTTGGTCGCTTCGAACTCGCCGATCTGCGGGGTCGGATTGTCGCGGTTGAGGCGGTCGAGGAAGACGATCCCCGGCTCGCCGTTGGTCCAGGCCAGCTCGACGATGTGCTCGAAGACCTTGCGGGCGGCGAGCTTCTTCAGCGGCTCGCCGCTGCGGGGGTTGATGATGTCGTACTCGCCGTCGGCTTCCACCGCCTGCATGAAAGCCTCGGTGATGCCGACGGAGAGGTTGAAGTTGGTCAGCACGTTCTGGTCGCGCTTGGCCATGATGAAATCCATGATGTCGGGATGGTCGACGCGCAGGATCCCCATGTTGGCGCCGCGGCGGGTGCCGCCCTGCTTGATCGTCTCGGTGGCGGCGTCGAAGACCTTCATGAAGGAGAGGGGGCCGCTCGAGACGCCGGAGGTGGAGCGAACCTCGTCGTTTGCCGGACGGATACGCGAAAAGGAGAAGCCGGTGCCGCCGCCGCTCTTGTGAATCAGCGCCGTCTGCTTGATCGCTTCGAAAATACTCTCCATCGAATCGCCGACGGGGAGGACGAAGCAGGCCGAGAGCTGGCCGAGCTCGCGACCGGCGTTCATCAGGGTCGGCGAGTTGGGGAGAAACTCGAGGGAGGTCATCATCGCGTAGAAGTCGTTCTCGAGGGCAACGGGGTCGACTTTGGTGCCGAGGCGGGTCTCGGCTTCGGCGATGGCGCGGGCAACCCGGTGAAACATGTCGGCGGCGGTTTCCTGAACCTTCCCCTTGCTGTCGCGCTTGAGATACCGGCGTTCGAGTACGGTCAGGGCGTTTTTGGAGAGGGGGAGGGTGGCGGTTTCGGCCGTCTGCTTCATCGGTGTGTTTCCTTTTTGGGGCTAATGATTTTTGGGGAGGGGTCGATCTTGTTGAAAATTCAGGATAGCTATATTGGGAAAGATGTCCTATATTCTGTGGTGCCGGCAAATTTGACCACAATATGTCGTGGCTGTCAAGGGTCATGGAGGCAATAAATTCATCTGCGGAGCCCCTGCGGATCGGGCGCGGGTCTTGCAAAGAATCAGGCCAGGATGACGCCGCTGTTTATATTTGTTCCCTTTTGAACCTCGACCTTTTTCGTCGTCCTTTACAGTCTCCCTGAGAGCATGGTAAAAATCGCTCAGGAAAGAGAATTAAACCCTCAGGCAGATCGGCGGGTTCCCCATATGAGTACCGACACTGGTTCACCGGAGAACATCGAAGAGGAGCTGCGCAGCCTGAAAGGGATCGTCAGCGTCGCCCAGGTGGTGGTGAGTTCCCTCGAACTCGACGAGGTGCTGCAGAACATCCTCTACAGCGCCATGGCCACCATGGGGATGCCGGCGGGGTCCATCGCCCTCTTCGAAGAGAAGTTCAGCGAACTCTCCCTGCACGCCCACGCCGGCCTCAGTCTCGACTTCGTCTCCCGCAACCGCTGGCGGGTCAAGACGGGGGGGCTGACCCACCGCATCCTCGAGGAGGGGGAGCTCTTCGTTGTCGAGGATACGGGCGACGCCGCCTTCTTCAATAACCCGCTGGCCGTCGCCGAGGGGATCCGCTCCCTGATCGCCGTTCCCCTCAAATATCAGGAGAAGATCGTGGGGATTCTCTACCTCAACGACTTTGCCCCCCGCACCTTTTCCGAAATGCGCCTCAGCCAGTTGGGTATTCTCGCCTCTTTTGCCACCATGAGCATCGACAACGCCCGCCTCCACGAGGCGACCCGGCTTCTGGCCTGCACCGACGGTCTCACCGGCCTCTACAACCACCGGCAGTTCACCCAGCTCTATGCCCGGGAGGTCTCCCGCGCCGAGCGCTCCGGCACCCCACTGTCGCTGGTGATGATGGACGTCGACAACTTCAAGAAGTTCAACGACACCTACGGTCACCCCGCCGGGGACCAGGTCCTGATCACCGTCGGCGAGATCCTGCGCAAAACCCTGCGCGAGGTCGATCTCCCCTGCCGC
This region includes:
- a CDS encoding nucleotidyltransferase family protein, translated to MNRAQIIQRLSEHKEELDAFGVRSLSLFGSVVRGEERPDSDIDILVEFERVGGLFEFVRLKNYLEKTLGQSVDLVTPDALKPQLREKILRESVHAV
- a CDS encoding vitamin B12-dependent ribonucleotide reductase, with the protein product MKQTAETATLPLSKNALTVLERRYLKRDSKGKVQETAADMFHRVARAIAEAETRLGTKVDPVALENDFYAMMTSLEFLPNSPTLMNAGRELGQLSACFVLPVGDSMESIFEAIKQTALIHKSGGGTGFSFSRIRPANDEVRSTSGVSSGPLSFMKVFDAATETIKQGGTRRGANMGILRVDHPDIMDFIMAKRDQNVLTNFNLSVGITEAFMQAVEADGEYDIINPRSGEPLKKLAARKVFEHIVELAWTNGEPGIVFLDRLNRDNPTPQIGEFEATNPCGEQPLLPYESCNLGSINLAKMITGAGKVDWDKLRSTVRLAARFLDNVIEVNNYPLPQIDEMTRANRKIGLGVMGWADLLILLGLSYRSEQAVDLGEKVMKFITEEARAFSRELAVERAPFPNFKGSTFDVKGGKPVRNATSTTIAPTGTISIIANSSSGIEPLFAVSYVRQVLDNDVLVEVNPLFEKVAKERGFYSPELMKIIAEHGTLEGIEQIPEDIRNIFVTAHDISPEEHIRMQAAFQRHTDNAVSKTVNFGHSATRDDVANVYRLAYSQGCKGVTIYRDGSRDMQVLSVGKKEEKSPEASVPMESHKGGRKRDRPRALRGSTYQMETGCGPLYVTINEDNEGLFELFTTMGKAGGCAASQCEAIGRLVSLAWRSGVQARQAVKQLIGITCHKPAGFGDNRVTSCADAVAKAIQMHMIHEDMIPDHSQTGGACPECGGPVEHEGGCCVCHACGYSECA
- a CDS encoding outer membrane protein, whose protein sequence is MKKIRFTLVLTLALLSLAPCAAMAKGWYAGVAGGVSRIDDLSVSTQTTIQHDDGMALAVNGGYDFGWFRLDLEAIQYKNDVGQVLLNSSSVDGSGEVTMKNLVLNACFEYEILHTVTPWLGLGIGVGRIEFDNVQAPVVGRILDDIDSGALLKLQLGTSVRLGEHLLGTVSYERTSIGMEFSRSSSAEVVEDNFVGQVYLLGVRYLF
- a CDS encoding GGDEF domain-containing protein yields the protein MSTDTGSPENIEEELRSLKGIVSVAQVVVSSLELDEVLQNILYSAMATMGMPAGSIALFEEKFSELSLHAHAGLSLDFVSRNRWRVKTGGLTHRILEEGELFVVEDTGDAAFFNNPLAVAEGIRSLIAVPLKYQEKIVGILYLNDFAPRTFSEMRLSQLGILASFATMSIDNARLHEATRLLACTDGLTGLYNHRQFTQLYAREVSRAERSGTPLSLVMMDVDNFKKFNDTYGHPAGDQVLITVGEILRKTLREVDLPCRYGGEEFIALLPETDLEAALLVAERVRHGIERHATRGLAETVTDPVTVSIGVATYPQDGTDLETLLKLVDSLLYKAKNEGKNQVYHAAQGE
- a CDS encoding DUF2442 domain-containing protein; its protein translation is MPTITVVRVIPRENYHLEIEFSTGEVRLFDVRPYLDKGVFRQLKDQALFERAYVACDTVCWPNDLDIAPETLYVKSVPSSSAVHEKPENYEKHS
- a CDS encoding DNA cytosine methyltransferase, coding for MHIIDLFSGPGGLSLGLRRAGLKVLANVEINRDAMTTYTSHDSDAIHFNEDVRRISFSPFRGKVDIVVGGPPCQPFSIGGLQKGKADKRDMIPEFIRCLEEVQPEAFLMENVPGLIFKKARPYFDDVLVRLADCGYQLNWAVLNSADYGVPQKRKRLIVLGARNRQLKFPMPSHGPETKHLHIKALDILGDNPIGDQPNCPVKYAKYPDLRLSPYAGHIYNGGGRPIDPDGPCHTILASSGGYKTHWLDTANIAPAYHAHLRAGGAPWEGAVPGARRLSVEECALIQTFPQDLNFSGKRSAQYKQVGDAVPPELAFAVGKALIAQLNGHSNTGEFIEKIKGVNAIQDEMIL
- a CDS encoding cysteine hydrolase family protein — protein: MAQALLIIDIQNDYFPGGAMELSDSLAAGGKAEELLGAFRARDLPIIHIQHLNTRPGATFFLPETPGAEIHPCVAPTEGEPIFTKHFPNSFRDTPLLPYLEENGITALVIAGMMTHMCVDTTVRAAFDLGLSCTLAHDACATRDLAFAEQRVAAEQVQTAYLAALGSLFAEVVTAGDIIARL
- a CDS encoding NERD domain-containing protein; this translates as MIFFILIIIIAVLMKSPWFKGVMGEFIVNVAAKLMLDKNEYHLIKNVTMPTEDGTTQIDHVIVSKYGIFVVETKNMKGWIFGGPNQSTWTQQIFKYKSKFQNPLRQNYKHVKTLQSLLGLSENQIHSLIVFVGESTFKTNMPENVTHGIGYIKFIKSKTRLVLPVENVREIVNKIEAGRLTPSIKTNRDHIKHVKTINNEKHNNTKDMSATPKYNTANPVIAANTCKACGSELKIREKKSGDDIGKKYWVCIKFPECRNVVPYS